In the genome of Halictus rubicundus isolate RS-2024b chromosome 9, iyHalRubi1_principal, whole genome shotgun sequence, one region contains:
- the Srpk gene encoding SR splicing factor protein kinase isoform X1, with the protein MSAKTDVNRRVLAIQAKKKRHKPSKRKGKGNSQGESDTPGAQCSKAPENPQEKRISDFYLGKSWTAEGKGNSQGESETPGAQCSKAPETLQEKRISDFYLGKRLDPRHSSSNETIEDDDELYSSEDEEQEDSSDYCKGGYHPVKIGDLFLNRYHVTRKLGWGHFSTVWLCWDLQDKRFVALKVVKSASHFTETALDEIKLLKDVRDTDSSDPKRNKTVQLLNDFKISGINGLHVCMVFEVLGHNLLKLIIKSNYRGIPRNNVKRIIRQVLEGLDYLHNKCKIIHTDIKPENVLICVDEAYIRKLACEATELHSLGMRLPVSLISTAPKEFQEPTPNSKMSKNKKKKLKKKAKRQNELLKKQMEQIEELEEQNKMANNTRENGELETNSPDQDINTESIEDNTESKGSPDISEPSAPSLHLNGVDSLGGGEKVDNQLPQQPEKMDNANLCDVEKSCGEGMLPPDHEDTDECSEGRNLQPPDSKQLKRASVAPLDPAIVECDVEVKIADLGNACWVYKKFTDDIQTRQYRSLEVLLGSGYDTSADIWSTACMAFELATGDYLFEPHSGKDYCRDEDHLAHIIELLGEIPKRIALSGKNSKMYFNKKGELKHITGLKPWGLYEVLTEKYDWLPREAREFEEFLTPMLEFDPSVRATAAECLKHPWLQIKK; encoded by the exons ATGAGTGCGAAGACGGACGTGAACAGGCGGGTCCTAGCGATTCAAGCCAAGAAAAAGAGGCACAAGCCGAGCAAACGGAAAGGGAAGGGAAATTCTCAGGGTGAATCAGACACACCAGGAGCACAATGCTCAAAGGCGCCAGAAAACCCACAAGAAAAACGGATTTCAGATTTCTACCTCGGAAAGAG TTGGACAGCTGAGGGAAAGGGAAATTCTCAGGGTGAATCAGAGACACCAGGAGCACAATGCTCAAAAGCGCCAGAAACCCTACAAGAAAAACGGATTTCAGATTTCTACCTCGGAAAGAG ACTGGACCCACGCCATAGCTCCAGTAATGAAACAATAGAGGACGACGATGAGCTTTACAGTAGCGAAGACGAAGAACAAGAGGATAGCAGTGATTACTGTAAAGGAGGATATCATCCAGTTAAAATAGGGGATTTATTCTTAAATCGTTATCATGTAACTCGTAAGCTGGGTTGGGGCCATTTTTCAACGGTTTGGCTTTGCTGGGATTTACAA GATAAACGATTTGTGGCACTTAAAGTGGTGAAATCTGCATCGCATTTTACTGAAACTGCATTggatgaaataaaattattgaaagacgTGCGTGATACAGATTCCAGTGATCCTAAACGCAATAAAACCGTCCAGTTGCTCAATGATTTCAAGATCAGTGGCATTAATGGTCTGCATGTTTGCATGGTATTTGAAGTGCTTGGACATAATCTCCTAAAACTGATTATTAAATCCAACTATAGAGGAATTCCAAGGAATAATGTTAAACGTATCATCAGACAGGTCCTTGAAGGACTTGattatctccataataaat GTAAAATTATTCATACAGATATTAAGCCCGAAAATGTTCTTATTTGCGTTGATGAAGCTTACATACGGAAATTAGCTTGTGAAGCTACCGAACTACATTCTTTAGGAATGAGATTGCCAGTATCATTAATTTCAACCGCACCAAAGGAATTTCAAGAACCTACTCCTAACTCTAAAAtgtcgaaaaataaaaagaaaaaacttaaaaagaaaGCTAAACGTCAAaatgaattattgaaaaaacaaaTGGAACAAATCGAAGAACTCGaggaacaaaataaaatggCAAATAACACAAGAGAAAACGGAGAATTAGAAACAAATAGTCCAGATCAAGATATAAATACAGAAAGTATAGAAGATAATACTGAAAGCAAAGGTTCGCCTGACATATCAGAACCGTCAGCGCCTTCATTACACCTCAACGGTGTTGATAGTCTAGGTGGTGGAGAGAAAGTAGACAATCAGTTACCTCAACAACCTGAAAAGATGGATAATGCGAACTTATGTGATGTAGAAAAAAGTTGTGGAGAAGGAATGTTACCACCTGATCATGAAGATACAGACGAATGTAGCGAAG GACGTAATTTACAACCACCAGACAGTAAACAATTAAAACGAGCATCCGTAGCTCCCTTAGATCCTGCCATAGTGGAATGTGATGTTGAAGTGAAAATAGCAGATCTCGGAAATGCATGTTGGGTCTACAAAAAATTCACGGACGACATCCAAACTCGTCAATACAGATCATTAGAAGTGTTATTAGGATCTGGGTATGATACTTCCGCGGACATATGGTCTACCGCCTGTATGGCATTTGAATTAGCGACTGGTGACTATCTCTTCGAACCGCATAGTGGTAAAGATTATTGCAG AGACGAAGATCACTTAGCTCATATTATCGAATTACTTGGAGAAATACCAAAACGTATTGCTCTATCTGGCAAAAACTCAAAAATGTACTTCAATAAGAAGGGCGAGTTGAAGCATATTACTGGATTGAAACCTTGGGGATTGTACGAGGTGCTTACAGAAAAATATGATTGGTTACCGAGAGAAGCGCGCGAGTTTGAAGAGTTCCTAACTCCGATGCTTGAGTTTGACCCGAGTGTGCGAGCTACAGCAGCAGAGTGCCTGAAGCATCCATGGCTGCAAATCAAAAAGTGA
- the Srpk gene encoding SR splicing factor protein kinase isoform X2, which translates to MSAKTDVNRRVLAIQAKKKRHKPSKRKGKGNSQGESDTPGAQCSKAPENPQEKRISDFYLGKRLDPRHSSSNETIEDDDELYSSEDEEQEDSSDYCKGGYHPVKIGDLFLNRYHVTRKLGWGHFSTVWLCWDLQDKRFVALKVVKSASHFTETALDEIKLLKDVRDTDSSDPKRNKTVQLLNDFKISGINGLHVCMVFEVLGHNLLKLIIKSNYRGIPRNNVKRIIRQVLEGLDYLHNKCKIIHTDIKPENVLICVDEAYIRKLACEATELHSLGMRLPVSLISTAPKEFQEPTPNSKMSKNKKKKLKKKAKRQNELLKKQMEQIEELEEQNKMANNTRENGELETNSPDQDINTESIEDNTESKGSPDISEPSAPSLHLNGVDSLGGGEKVDNQLPQQPEKMDNANLCDVEKSCGEGMLPPDHEDTDECSEGRNLQPPDSKQLKRASVAPLDPAIVECDVEVKIADLGNACWVYKKFTDDIQTRQYRSLEVLLGSGYDTSADIWSTACMAFELATGDYLFEPHSGKDYCRDEDHLAHIIELLGEIPKRIALSGKNSKMYFNKKGELKHITGLKPWGLYEVLTEKYDWLPREAREFEEFLTPMLEFDPSVRATAAECLKHPWLQIKK; encoded by the exons ATGAGTGCGAAGACGGACGTGAACAGGCGGGTCCTAGCGATTCAAGCCAAGAAAAAGAGGCACAAGCCGAGCAAACGGAAAGGGAAGGGAAATTCTCAGGGTGAATCAGACACACCAGGAGCACAATGCTCAAAGGCGCCAGAAAACCCACAAGAAAAACGGATTTCAGATTTCTACCTCGGAAAGAG ACTGGACCCACGCCATAGCTCCAGTAATGAAACAATAGAGGACGACGATGAGCTTTACAGTAGCGAAGACGAAGAACAAGAGGATAGCAGTGATTACTGTAAAGGAGGATATCATCCAGTTAAAATAGGGGATTTATTCTTAAATCGTTATCATGTAACTCGTAAGCTGGGTTGGGGCCATTTTTCAACGGTTTGGCTTTGCTGGGATTTACAA GATAAACGATTTGTGGCACTTAAAGTGGTGAAATCTGCATCGCATTTTACTGAAACTGCATTggatgaaataaaattattgaaagacgTGCGTGATACAGATTCCAGTGATCCTAAACGCAATAAAACCGTCCAGTTGCTCAATGATTTCAAGATCAGTGGCATTAATGGTCTGCATGTTTGCATGGTATTTGAAGTGCTTGGACATAATCTCCTAAAACTGATTATTAAATCCAACTATAGAGGAATTCCAAGGAATAATGTTAAACGTATCATCAGACAGGTCCTTGAAGGACTTGattatctccataataaat GTAAAATTATTCATACAGATATTAAGCCCGAAAATGTTCTTATTTGCGTTGATGAAGCTTACATACGGAAATTAGCTTGTGAAGCTACCGAACTACATTCTTTAGGAATGAGATTGCCAGTATCATTAATTTCAACCGCACCAAAGGAATTTCAAGAACCTACTCCTAACTCTAAAAtgtcgaaaaataaaaagaaaaaacttaaaaagaaaGCTAAACGTCAAaatgaattattgaaaaaacaaaTGGAACAAATCGAAGAACTCGaggaacaaaataaaatggCAAATAACACAAGAGAAAACGGAGAATTAGAAACAAATAGTCCAGATCAAGATATAAATACAGAAAGTATAGAAGATAATACTGAAAGCAAAGGTTCGCCTGACATATCAGAACCGTCAGCGCCTTCATTACACCTCAACGGTGTTGATAGTCTAGGTGGTGGAGAGAAAGTAGACAATCAGTTACCTCAACAACCTGAAAAGATGGATAATGCGAACTTATGTGATGTAGAAAAAAGTTGTGGAGAAGGAATGTTACCACCTGATCATGAAGATACAGACGAATGTAGCGAAG GACGTAATTTACAACCACCAGACAGTAAACAATTAAAACGAGCATCCGTAGCTCCCTTAGATCCTGCCATAGTGGAATGTGATGTTGAAGTGAAAATAGCAGATCTCGGAAATGCATGTTGGGTCTACAAAAAATTCACGGACGACATCCAAACTCGTCAATACAGATCATTAGAAGTGTTATTAGGATCTGGGTATGATACTTCCGCGGACATATGGTCTACCGCCTGTATGGCATTTGAATTAGCGACTGGTGACTATCTCTTCGAACCGCATAGTGGTAAAGATTATTGCAG AGACGAAGATCACTTAGCTCATATTATCGAATTACTTGGAGAAATACCAAAACGTATTGCTCTATCTGGCAAAAACTCAAAAATGTACTTCAATAAGAAGGGCGAGTTGAAGCATATTACTGGATTGAAACCTTGGGGATTGTACGAGGTGCTTACAGAAAAATATGATTGGTTACCGAGAGAAGCGCGCGAGTTTGAAGAGTTCCTAACTCCGATGCTTGAGTTTGACCCGAGTGTGCGAGCTACAGCAGCAGAGTGCCTGAAGCATCCATGGCTGCAAATCAAAAAGTGA
- the LOC143357433 gene encoding ataxin-3 isoform X1, protein METIFHEKQEGYLCAQHCLNALLQGPYFNAVDLASFGHELDKEERMRMAESGVDSEDYRLFLEQPSGNMDDSGYFSVQVISRALKVLELELVPYNSTESAALMARKDPSLMKAYICNYKGHWFTIRKIGKQWFNLNSMLSGPQLISDTYLAMYLTQLIQDGYSIFIVIGILPQCAADDVLMKNPVIIAPKIKAPSKTESKGYRLGVREEDELLKAALALGEVKVPSTSNLLRTTSTTDSNVYNKPSTSKEETTENKPRERIIPIKVEGRDENDDETAELQRALQLSLENNKEDDIDESVKLRLDLHNDNKATHTTNITGETDEDDDLRRALQLSLECVTAPPTPDPEDLRWRRLNYFGVHSRSSSAETSQKLNT, encoded by the exons ATGGAAACAATATTCCATGAAAAG CAAGAAGGTTATTTGTGCGCACAACATTGTTTAAATGCACTTTTGCAAGGACCATATTTTAATGCAGTGGATCTTGCCAGTTTTGGTCACGAATTGGATAAAGAGGAACGAATGAGAATGGCAGAGTCAGGTGTTGACAGTGAAGATTATAGACTCTTCTTAGAG CAACCATCAGGAAATATGGATGATAGTGGATACTTTTCAGTTCAAGTTATTAGCAGAGCATTGAAAGTTTTGGAGTTAGAGCTAGTCCCATATAATAGTACTGAATCGGCAGCTTTAATGGCACGGAAAGATCCTTC ACTGATGAAAGCATACATTTGTAACTATAAAGGCCATTGGTTTACCATAAGAAAAATTGGGAAACAATGGTTTAATTTGAATTCTATGTTGAGTGGACCACAACTCATATCAGATACTTATCTTGCAATGTATTTAACTCAATTAATACAAGATG GTTATTCTATCTTTATCGTTATTGGTATACTTCCTCAATGTGCTGCAGATGATGTTCTTATGAAAAATCCAGTAATAATTGCACCAAAAATAAAAGCACCTTCGAAAACAGAGTCGAAAGGTTATCGGTTGGGTGTTAGAGAAGAAGATGAACTGTTAAAAGCTGCACTTGCTCTAGGAGAAGTAAAAGTACCAAGTACTTCTAATTTGTTAAGAACGACTAGTACTACAGATTCAAATGTATATAACAAACCATCGACATCCAAGGAAGAAACGACAGAGAATAAACCGCGAGAAAGGATAATTCCTATAAAAGTTGAAGGCAGAGACGAAAATGATGATGAAACTGCAGAGTTGCAAAGGGCGCTGCAGTTAAGTCTAGAAAATAATAAGGAAGATGATATCGACGAATCTGTTAAATTGAGATTAGACCTACATAATGATAATAAAGCAACTCATACAACAAACATAACTGGTGAAACGGATGAAGACGATGATTTACGAAGAGCTCTTCAATTGAGCTTAGAATGTGTCACTGCTCCACCAACACCGGATCCTGAGGATTTGCGTTGGCGTCGATTAAATTATTTTGGTGTTCATTCGAGGTCGTCAAGTGCAGAAACATCCCAAAAACTAAACACTTAA
- the LOC143357433 gene encoding uncharacterized protein LOC143357433 isoform X2 yields METIFHEKQEGYLCAQHCLNALLQGPYFNAVDLASFGHELDKEERMRMAESGVDSEDYRLFLEQPSGNMDDSGYFSVQVISRALKVLELELVPYNSTESAALMARKDPSLMKAYICNYKGHWFTIRKIGKQWFNLNSMLSGPQLISDTYLAMYLTQLIQDDDVLMKNPVIIAPKIKAPSKTESKGYRLGVREEDELLKAALALGEVKVPSTSNLLRTTSTTDSNVYNKPSTSKEETTENKPRERIIPIKVEGRDENDDETAELQRALQLSLENNKEDDIDESVKLRLDLHNDNKATHTTNITGETDEDDDLRRALQLSLECVTAPPTPDPEDLRWRRLNYFGVHSRSSSAETSQKLNT; encoded by the exons ATGGAAACAATATTCCATGAAAAG CAAGAAGGTTATTTGTGCGCACAACATTGTTTAAATGCACTTTTGCAAGGACCATATTTTAATGCAGTGGATCTTGCCAGTTTTGGTCACGAATTGGATAAAGAGGAACGAATGAGAATGGCAGAGTCAGGTGTTGACAGTGAAGATTATAGACTCTTCTTAGAG CAACCATCAGGAAATATGGATGATAGTGGATACTTTTCAGTTCAAGTTATTAGCAGAGCATTGAAAGTTTTGGAGTTAGAGCTAGTCCCATATAATAGTACTGAATCGGCAGCTTTAATGGCACGGAAAGATCCTTC ACTGATGAAAGCATACATTTGTAACTATAAAGGCCATTGGTTTACCATAAGAAAAATTGGGAAACAATGGTTTAATTTGAATTCTATGTTGAGTGGACCACAACTCATATCAGATACTTATCTTGCAATGTATTTAACTCAATTAATACAAGATG ATGATGTTCTTATGAAAAATCCAGTAATAATTGCACCAAAAATAAAAGCACCTTCGAAAACAGAGTCGAAAGGTTATCGGTTGGGTGTTAGAGAAGAAGATGAACTGTTAAAAGCTGCACTTGCTCTAGGAGAAGTAAAAGTACCAAGTACTTCTAATTTGTTAAGAACGACTAGTACTACAGATTCAAATGTATATAACAAACCATCGACATCCAAGGAAGAAACGACAGAGAATAAACCGCGAGAAAGGATAATTCCTATAAAAGTTGAAGGCAGAGACGAAAATGATGATGAAACTGCAGAGTTGCAAAGGGCGCTGCAGTTAAGTCTAGAAAATAATAAGGAAGATGATATCGACGAATCTGTTAAATTGAGATTAGACCTACATAATGATAATAAAGCAACTCATACAACAAACATAACTGGTGAAACGGATGAAGACGATGATTTACGAAGAGCTCTTCAATTGAGCTTAGAATGTGTCACTGCTCCACCAACACCGGATCCTGAGGATTTGCGTTGGCGTCGATTAAATTATTTTGGTGTTCATTCGAGGTCGTCAAGTGCAGAAACATCCCAAAAACTAAACACTTAA